In Musa acuminata AAA Group cultivar baxijiao chromosome BXJ2-8, Cavendish_Baxijiao_AAA, whole genome shotgun sequence, one genomic interval encodes:
- the LOC135620237 gene encoding two-component response regulator ORR26-like isoform X2 produces the protein MGNPLPSSRAAEAFPAGLRVLIVDDDPTWLKILEKMLRKCSYQVTTCSLATDALHILRERKARFDIVISDVNMPDMDGFKLLEHVGLEMDLPVIMMSIDGETSRVMKGVQHGACDYLLKPVRMKELRNIWQHVYRKKMQELKEVETHSIDEVINILRNGSEDIEDRHLIDETEMSSMRKRKDVDNKEFVDQELNDPSTVKKARVVWSVDLHQKFVNAVDQIGFDKVGPKKILDLMSVPGLTRENVASHLQKYRLYLSRLQKQNGGTCGGNMQSDHINKTIKGKFGLKSSTNVQQDWELTKYACTTENFQTHGIVANAAHVSEMNRVAPAQVIASKKALVNDAQLGLFLSFKGMLPSIREKACKPLHDERPVMQLMQYPEQQNYSVLEGYSCLANPDRDHEPCFDYFPSSQPLVTSATCTNGKDMKDLYEVKPLQPAMPPMACTIDSVSIQVKHGLVNLQDTGAICKLEGSPSIEDCYLDETCNQGCFPLTCEVSLKSKSDSDSMLEDLHLYSVQKLSYLENVSCTGTEIYQYIDSVPISEVQRINLCEDSEPSGEYLYDPVDYSIDEYLFS, from the exons TTACCACATGCAGTTTAGCAACAGATGCTCTGCACATACTTCGTGAAAGGAAAGCTAGATTTGACATTGTAATTAGTGATGTCAATATGCCCGATATGGATGGTTTCAAGCTTCTTGAGCATGTTGGACTTGAAATGGATCTGCCTGTCATAA TGATGTCCATAGATGGGGAGACAAGCAGGGTAATGAAAGGTGTTCAACATGGTGCTTGTGATTACCTTCTTAAACCCGTGAGAATGAAGGAGCTAAGGAATATATGGCAGCATGTTTACAGAAAGAAAATGCAGGAGTTGAAAGAAGTAGAAACTCACAGTATCGATGAGGTCATCAACATCTTAAGAAATGGATCCGAAGATATTGAAGACAGACATCTGATAGATGAAACTGAGATGAGCTCCATGAGGAAACGGAAGGATGTTGACAACAAAGAGTTTGTTGACCAGGAGCTCAATGATCCTTCCACAGTAAAGAAGGCAAGAGTGGTTTGGTCCGTGGATCTTCATCAGAAGTTTGTAAATGCTGTAGATCAGATTGGATTCGACA AAGTTGGTCCAAAGAAAATACTTGACTTGATGAGTGTTCCTGGCCTCACAAGAGAGAATGTCGCAAGCCATCTTCAG AAGTATCGCCTTTACTTGAGTAGACTACAAAAGCAGAATGGAGGGACTTGTGGTGGAAATATGCAATCTGACCACATAAATAAAACCATCAAAGGAAAATTTGGACTAAAAAGCTCAACAAACGTGCAACAAGATTGGGAGCTTACCAAATATGCATGCACAACTGAGAATTTCCAGACTCATGGGATTGTTGCCAATGCAGCTCATGTGAGTGAAATGAACAGAGTGGCACCTGCACAAGTAATAGCAAGTAAGAAAGCTTTAGTGAATGATGCTCAGTTAGGTCTATTTCTTTCTTTCAAGGGCATGCTGCCAAGCATTAGGGAGAAGGCATGCAAGCCTTTGCATGATGAAAGGCCAGTGATGCAGCTCATGCAGTATCCAGAACAACAAAACTACAGCGTATTGGAAGGCTACTCATGTTTGGCAAATCCTGATCGAGATCATGAGCCCTGTTTTGATTATTTTCCGTCTTCACAACCCTTAGTCACATCAGCCACTTGCACAAATGGTAAGGATATGAAAGATCTCTATGAAGTGAAACCTCTCCAGCCTGCTATGCCTCCAATGGCATGCACGATTGACTCGGTATCTATTCAAGTTAAACATGGACTAGTTAACTTACAAGACACTGGAGCAATTTGTAAACTAGAGGGATCACCAAGCATAGAAGATTGTTACCTTGATGAGACATGCAACCAAGGGTGTTTTCCTCTAACATGTGAGGTCAGTCTTAAAAGTAAGAGCGACTCGGATTCTATGCTTGAGGATTTACATCTGTATTCTGTTCAGAAGCTCAGCTACTTGGAGAATGTGAGTTGTACTGGCACAGAAATATATCAGTACATTGATTCAGTGCCGATTTCTGAAGTCCAACGTATTAACTTGTGCGAGGATTCTGAACCCAGTGGTGAGTACTTATATGACCCGGTGGATTACTCAATTGATGAATACCTTTTTTCATAG
- the LOC135620237 gene encoding two-component response regulator ORR26-like isoform X1 has product MGNPLPSSRAAEAFPAGLRVLIVDDDPTWLKILEKMLRKCSYQGLTTCSLATDALHILRERKARFDIVISDVNMPDMDGFKLLEHVGLEMDLPVIMMSIDGETSRVMKGVQHGACDYLLKPVRMKELRNIWQHVYRKKMQELKEVETHSIDEVINILRNGSEDIEDRHLIDETEMSSMRKRKDVDNKEFVDQELNDPSTVKKARVVWSVDLHQKFVNAVDQIGFDKVGPKKILDLMSVPGLTRENVASHLQKYRLYLSRLQKQNGGTCGGNMQSDHINKTIKGKFGLKSSTNVQQDWELTKYACTTENFQTHGIVANAAHVSEMNRVAPAQVIASKKALVNDAQLGLFLSFKGMLPSIREKACKPLHDERPVMQLMQYPEQQNYSVLEGYSCLANPDRDHEPCFDYFPSSQPLVTSATCTNGKDMKDLYEVKPLQPAMPPMACTIDSVSIQVKHGLVNLQDTGAICKLEGSPSIEDCYLDETCNQGCFPLTCEVSLKSKSDSDSMLEDLHLYSVQKLSYLENVSCTGTEIYQYIDSVPISEVQRINLCEDSEPSGEYLYDPVDYSIDEYLFS; this is encoded by the exons TTACCACATGCAGTTTAGCAACAGATGCTCTGCACATACTTCGTGAAAGGAAAGCTAGATTTGACATTGTAATTAGTGATGTCAATATGCCCGATATGGATGGTTTCAAGCTTCTTGAGCATGTTGGACTTGAAATGGATCTGCCTGTCATAA TGATGTCCATAGATGGGGAGACAAGCAGGGTAATGAAAGGTGTTCAACATGGTGCTTGTGATTACCTTCTTAAACCCGTGAGAATGAAGGAGCTAAGGAATATATGGCAGCATGTTTACAGAAAGAAAATGCAGGAGTTGAAAGAAGTAGAAACTCACAGTATCGATGAGGTCATCAACATCTTAAGAAATGGATCCGAAGATATTGAAGACAGACATCTGATAGATGAAACTGAGATGAGCTCCATGAGGAAACGGAAGGATGTTGACAACAAAGAGTTTGTTGACCAGGAGCTCAATGATCCTTCCACAGTAAAGAAGGCAAGAGTGGTTTGGTCCGTGGATCTTCATCAGAAGTTTGTAAATGCTGTAGATCAGATTGGATTCGACA AAGTTGGTCCAAAGAAAATACTTGACTTGATGAGTGTTCCTGGCCTCACAAGAGAGAATGTCGCAAGCCATCTTCAG AAGTATCGCCTTTACTTGAGTAGACTACAAAAGCAGAATGGAGGGACTTGTGGTGGAAATATGCAATCTGACCACATAAATAAAACCATCAAAGGAAAATTTGGACTAAAAAGCTCAACAAACGTGCAACAAGATTGGGAGCTTACCAAATATGCATGCACAACTGAGAATTTCCAGACTCATGGGATTGTTGCCAATGCAGCTCATGTGAGTGAAATGAACAGAGTGGCACCTGCACAAGTAATAGCAAGTAAGAAAGCTTTAGTGAATGATGCTCAGTTAGGTCTATTTCTTTCTTTCAAGGGCATGCTGCCAAGCATTAGGGAGAAGGCATGCAAGCCTTTGCATGATGAAAGGCCAGTGATGCAGCTCATGCAGTATCCAGAACAACAAAACTACAGCGTATTGGAAGGCTACTCATGTTTGGCAAATCCTGATCGAGATCATGAGCCCTGTTTTGATTATTTTCCGTCTTCACAACCCTTAGTCACATCAGCCACTTGCACAAATGGTAAGGATATGAAAGATCTCTATGAAGTGAAACCTCTCCAGCCTGCTATGCCTCCAATGGCATGCACGATTGACTCGGTATCTATTCAAGTTAAACATGGACTAGTTAACTTACAAGACACTGGAGCAATTTGTAAACTAGAGGGATCACCAAGCATAGAAGATTGTTACCTTGATGAGACATGCAACCAAGGGTGTTTTCCTCTAACATGTGAGGTCAGTCTTAAAAGTAAGAGCGACTCGGATTCTATGCTTGAGGATTTACATCTGTATTCTGTTCAGAAGCTCAGCTACTTGGAGAATGTGAGTTGTACTGGCACAGAAATATATCAGTACATTGATTCAGTGCCGATTTCTGAAGTCCAACGTATTAACTTGTGCGAGGATTCTGAACCCAGTGGTGAGTACTTATATGACCCGGTGGATTACTCAATTGATGAATACCTTTTTTCATAG
- the LOC135620237 gene encoding two-component response regulator ORR26-like isoform X3 → MGNPLPSSRAAEAFPAGLRVLIVDDDPTWLKILEKMLRKCSYQGLTTCSLATDALHILRERKARFDIVISDVNMPDMDGFKLLEHVGLEMDLPVIMMSIDGETSRVMKGVQHGACDYLLKPVRMKELRNIWQHVYRKKMQELKEVETHSIDEVINILRNGSEDIEDRHLIDETEMSSMRKRKDVDNKEFVDQELNDPSTVKKARVVWSVDLHQKFVNAVDQIGFDKVGPKKILDLMSVPGLTRENVASHLQKYRLYLSRLQKQNGGTCGGNMQSDHINKTIKGKFGLKSSTNVQQDWELTKYACTTENFQTHGIVANAAHGMLPSIREKACKPLHDERPVMQLMQYPEQQNYSVLEGYSCLANPDRDHEPCFDYFPSSQPLVTSATCTNGKDMKDLYEVKPLQPAMPPMACTIDSVSIQVKHGLVNLQDTGAICKLEGSPSIEDCYLDETCNQGCFPLTCEVSLKSKSDSDSMLEDLHLYSVQKLSYLENVSCTGTEIYQYIDSVPISEVQRINLCEDSEPSGEYLYDPVDYSIDEYLFS, encoded by the exons TTACCACATGCAGTTTAGCAACAGATGCTCTGCACATACTTCGTGAAAGGAAAGCTAGATTTGACATTGTAATTAGTGATGTCAATATGCCCGATATGGATGGTTTCAAGCTTCTTGAGCATGTTGGACTTGAAATGGATCTGCCTGTCATAA TGATGTCCATAGATGGGGAGACAAGCAGGGTAATGAAAGGTGTTCAACATGGTGCTTGTGATTACCTTCTTAAACCCGTGAGAATGAAGGAGCTAAGGAATATATGGCAGCATGTTTACAGAAAGAAAATGCAGGAGTTGAAAGAAGTAGAAACTCACAGTATCGATGAGGTCATCAACATCTTAAGAAATGGATCCGAAGATATTGAAGACAGACATCTGATAGATGAAACTGAGATGAGCTCCATGAGGAAACGGAAGGATGTTGACAACAAAGAGTTTGTTGACCAGGAGCTCAATGATCCTTCCACAGTAAAGAAGGCAAGAGTGGTTTGGTCCGTGGATCTTCATCAGAAGTTTGTAAATGCTGTAGATCAGATTGGATTCGACA AAGTTGGTCCAAAGAAAATACTTGACTTGATGAGTGTTCCTGGCCTCACAAGAGAGAATGTCGCAAGCCATCTTCAG AAGTATCGCCTTTACTTGAGTAGACTACAAAAGCAGAATGGAGGGACTTGTGGTGGAAATATGCAATCTGACCACATAAATAAAACCATCAAAGGAAAATTTGGACTAAAAAGCTCAACAAACGTGCAACAAGATTGGGAGCTTACCAAATATGCATGCACAACTGAGAATTTCCAGACTCATGGGATTGTTGCCAATGCAGCTCAT GGCATGCTGCCAAGCATTAGGGAGAAGGCATGCAAGCCTTTGCATGATGAAAGGCCAGTGATGCAGCTCATGCAGTATCCAGAACAACAAAACTACAGCGTATTGGAAGGCTACTCATGTTTGGCAAATCCTGATCGAGATCATGAGCCCTGTTTTGATTATTTTCCGTCTTCACAACCCTTAGTCACATCAGCCACTTGCACAAATGGTAAGGATATGAAAGATCTCTATGAAGTGAAACCTCTCCAGCCTGCTATGCCTCCAATGGCATGCACGATTGACTCGGTATCTATTCAAGTTAAACATGGACTAGTTAACTTACAAGACACTGGAGCAATTTGTAAACTAGAGGGATCACCAAGCATAGAAGATTGTTACCTTGATGAGACATGCAACCAAGGGTGTTTTCCTCTAACATGTGAGGTCAGTCTTAAAAGTAAGAGCGACTCGGATTCTATGCTTGAGGATTTACATCTGTATTCTGTTCAGAAGCTCAGCTACTTGGAGAATGTGAGTTGTACTGGCACAGAAATATATCAGTACATTGATTCAGTGCCGATTTCTGAAGTCCAACGTATTAACTTGTGCGAGGATTCTGAACCCAGTGGTGAGTACTTATATGACCCGGTGGATTACTCAATTGATGAATACCTTTTTTCATAG
- the LOC135620236 gene encoding glycosyltransferase family 92 protein Os08g0121900-like — protein sequence MMRPSMKHRRRAGGGRSWARGSSASPSWFLLFAFLCCALFAAVAFSTFRIFGVSFRPVLMLPTWQNSAINAMATDHSFFTFAATKNRSDNPPSVRIEEAISFPDQVLLFLQFPGSLPRSDLACLYYPPSNPTTTISSSSSSSSSPVAQFHLPATIPSPLPSFVRCPLAPRGFFVSLSPDLPLFQPRPWDHLVYAAILDPHDNSSIVFAKGFNLRPARLADPSRYECVYGWNFAKPNYFMTSPVLTAAQEIIRCPTPHSILLRLRSHAVLNPPLVSVKTKGRGAVTLPSVAHHEILSPSRRQGRHTMCVCTMVRNQARFLPEWIIYHSRLGVERWFIYDNDSDDDTEQVLESMDASSDYNVTRHLWPWVKTQEAGFAHCALRARGHCRWVGFIDVDEFLYLPTNVTLHDVLRNYSRKPRIGELRIACHSFGPSGRRTVPSEGVMAGYTCRLSAPERHKSIVRPEVLNPSLINVVHHFHLKDGMRYVNMEKGLIVVNHYKYQVWQVFKEKFYRRVATYVVDWQIEENVGSKDRAPGLGTKAVEPSDWPSRFCEVHDTGLKDWVSVAFANPRTGLLPWQKGEEFDLIHHFDT from the exons ATGATGAGGCCATCCATGAAGCACCGAAGGAGAGCCGGCGGAGGGCGGTCTTGGGCGAGGGGCTCCTCCGCGTCGCCCTCGTGGTTCCTCCTGTTCGCCTTCCTCTGCTGCGCCCTCTTCGCCGCTGTCGCCTTCTCCACCTTCCGAATCTTCGGAG TGTCATTCCGCCCGGTGCTGATGCTCCCAACATGGCAGAACTCGGCCATCAATGCCATGGCCACCGACCACTCCTTCTTCACCTTCGCCGCCACCAAGAATCGCAGTGACAACCCTCCTTCCGTCCGTATCGAAGAAGCCATCTCCTTCCCGGATCaagtcctcctcttcctccaattTCCCGGCTCCCTCCCTAGATCGGACCTTGCTTGCCTGTACTATCCCCCAAGCAATCCCACCACCAccatatcctcctcctcctcctcctcctcttcccctgTTGCCCAATTCCATCTCCCCGCCACCATCCCGTCTCCCCTGCCTTCTTTCGTCCGCTGCCCCCTTGCGCCCCGTGGCTTCTTTGTTTCCCTATCCCCTGACCTCCCCCTGTTCCAACCACGGCCATGGGACCATCTCGTCTACGCCGCCATTCTCGATCCTCATGACAACTCCTCCATTGTCTTTGCCAAAGGCTTCAACCTCCGTCCCGCCCGCCTCGCCGACCCATCTCGCTATGAGTGTGTATACGGCTGGAACTTCGCGAAGCCCAACTACTTCATGACCTCTCCTGTCCTCACAGCAGCCCAGGAAATCATCCGTTGCCCCACCCCACACAgcatcctcctccgcctccgcagCCATGCCGTCCTGAATCCTCCCTTGGTATCAGTCAAGACCAAGGGCCGCGGTGCCGTCACCCTCCCCTCTGTTGCTCATCATGAGATCCTCTCGCCGAGCAGAAGGCAGGGCCGGCACACCATGTGCGTGTGCACGATGGTGCGCAACCAAGCCAGGTTCCTCCCGGAGTGGATCATTTACCACTCACGCCTCGGCGTCGAACGGTGGTTCATCTACGATAACGATAGCGATGATGACACAGAGCAGGTGCTCGAGTCCATGGACGCGTCTTCCGATTACAATGTCACCCGCCATTTGTGGCCCTGGGTAAAGACTCAGGAAGCAGGCTTTGCACACTGTGCTCTTCGTGCCAGAGGTCACTGCCGGTGGGTCGGATTCATCGACGTAGATGAATTCTTGTACCTTCCTACGAACGTCACACTGCATGATGTTCTTCGGAACTACTCGAGAAAGCCTCGGATTGGAGAGCTCCGGATAGCATGCCACAGTTTTGGACCTTCAGGGAGAAGAACTGTGCCATCGGAAGGCGTCATGGCGGGCTACACATGCAGGCTGAGTGCGCCTGAGCGGCACAAGTCGATTGTTCGTCCGGAGGTACTGAATCCTTCTCTGATCAATGTTGTGCACCATTTCCATTTGAAAGATGGGATGAGATACGTGAACATGGAGAAGGGACTTATAGTGGTCAACCACTATAAGTACCAAGTGTGGCAAGTGTTCAAGGAGAAGTTTTATCGGAGGGTGGCCACCTACGTTGTGGATTGGCAGATCGAGGAGAATGTGGGATCGAAGGACCGGGCACCGGGTTTGGGAACAAAGGCAGTAGAGCCATCGGATTGGCCAAGCAGATTTTGTGAGGTTCATGACACAGGACTCAAGGATTGGGTTTCTGTGGCTTTCGCCAATCCACGAACTGGCCTTCTCCCATGGCAGAAGGGGGAAGAATTTGATTTGATTCATCACTTTGATACATAG
- the LOC135620237 gene encoding two-component response regulator ORR26-like isoform X4 has protein sequence MGNPLPSSRAAEAFPAGLRVLIVDDDPTWLKILEKMLRKCSYQVMSIDGETSRVMKGVQHGACDYLLKPVRMKELRNIWQHVYRKKMQELKEVETHSIDEVINILRNGSEDIEDRHLIDETEMSSMRKRKDVDNKEFVDQELNDPSTVKKARVVWSVDLHQKFVNAVDQIGFDKVGPKKILDLMSVPGLTRENVASHLQKYRLYLSRLQKQNGGTCGGNMQSDHINKTIKGKFGLKSSTNVQQDWELTKYACTTENFQTHGIVANAAHVSEMNRVAPAQVIASKKALVNDAQLGLFLSFKGMLPSIREKACKPLHDERPVMQLMQYPEQQNYSVLEGYSCLANPDRDHEPCFDYFPSSQPLVTSATCTNGKDMKDLYEVKPLQPAMPPMACTIDSVSIQVKHGLVNLQDTGAICKLEGSPSIEDCYLDETCNQGCFPLTCEVSLKSKSDSDSMLEDLHLYSVQKLSYLENVSCTGTEIYQYIDSVPISEVQRINLCEDSEPSGEYLYDPVDYSIDEYLFS, from the exons TGATGTCCATAGATGGGGAGACAAGCAGGGTAATGAAAGGTGTTCAACATGGTGCTTGTGATTACCTTCTTAAACCCGTGAGAATGAAGGAGCTAAGGAATATATGGCAGCATGTTTACAGAAAGAAAATGCAGGAGTTGAAAGAAGTAGAAACTCACAGTATCGATGAGGTCATCAACATCTTAAGAAATGGATCCGAAGATATTGAAGACAGACATCTGATAGATGAAACTGAGATGAGCTCCATGAGGAAACGGAAGGATGTTGACAACAAAGAGTTTGTTGACCAGGAGCTCAATGATCCTTCCACAGTAAAGAAGGCAAGAGTGGTTTGGTCCGTGGATCTTCATCAGAAGTTTGTAAATGCTGTAGATCAGATTGGATTCGACA AAGTTGGTCCAAAGAAAATACTTGACTTGATGAGTGTTCCTGGCCTCACAAGAGAGAATGTCGCAAGCCATCTTCAG AAGTATCGCCTTTACTTGAGTAGACTACAAAAGCAGAATGGAGGGACTTGTGGTGGAAATATGCAATCTGACCACATAAATAAAACCATCAAAGGAAAATTTGGACTAAAAAGCTCAACAAACGTGCAACAAGATTGGGAGCTTACCAAATATGCATGCACAACTGAGAATTTCCAGACTCATGGGATTGTTGCCAATGCAGCTCATGTGAGTGAAATGAACAGAGTGGCACCTGCACAAGTAATAGCAAGTAAGAAAGCTTTAGTGAATGATGCTCAGTTAGGTCTATTTCTTTCTTTCAAGGGCATGCTGCCAAGCATTAGGGAGAAGGCATGCAAGCCTTTGCATGATGAAAGGCCAGTGATGCAGCTCATGCAGTATCCAGAACAACAAAACTACAGCGTATTGGAAGGCTACTCATGTTTGGCAAATCCTGATCGAGATCATGAGCCCTGTTTTGATTATTTTCCGTCTTCACAACCCTTAGTCACATCAGCCACTTGCACAAATGGTAAGGATATGAAAGATCTCTATGAAGTGAAACCTCTCCAGCCTGCTATGCCTCCAATGGCATGCACGATTGACTCGGTATCTATTCAAGTTAAACATGGACTAGTTAACTTACAAGACACTGGAGCAATTTGTAAACTAGAGGGATCACCAAGCATAGAAGATTGTTACCTTGATGAGACATGCAACCAAGGGTGTTTTCCTCTAACATGTGAGGTCAGTCTTAAAAGTAAGAGCGACTCGGATTCTATGCTTGAGGATTTACATCTGTATTCTGTTCAGAAGCTCAGCTACTTGGAGAATGTGAGTTGTACTGGCACAGAAATATATCAGTACATTGATTCAGTGCCGATTTCTGAAGTCCAACGTATTAACTTGTGCGAGGATTCTGAACCCAGTGGTGAGTACTTATATGACCCGGTGGATTACTCAATTGATGAATACCTTTTTTCATAG